The Malus sylvestris chromosome 8, drMalSylv7.2, whole genome shotgun sequence genomic interval TACTCTCCTTCACTGACCACCAGGCAGCGTCTTGATAATATCCGAATCACCTGAAGATTATAGTAGCAAGTGACAAAGTTAGCCAAATCAGTTTTTCACATCAATTAGGTCGCAAACAAATTGCTTAAAACGATAAGAAAACTATGGAGTACCTGCATCAATGATGCTAAGGCAAGACACCCGGAAATACTTTCCACATGCTGTACCGAGCTCAACGTTGTCTGAAAACATAACAAATGGTCAGCCAAATGAAAAGATAATAGTGAACAAAATAATTTCCTTTttgacattttatcaaagaaaacaagaattaGAATCACGTAGCATATATAAATCCTCATTATGTTATACATGGGGGAAGAAAGGAAAATTCTAAATAATAGCTAAGTAAAAGGCATTATCCTTCTTCCATAAGCACTGGACAGTAGTAAAAAGTGTTTCACGCATGTGAGAATGTTGAACATTATTGAAAGGAATGTGACCTGAAAGAAACTCAACTAGGCTAAGCAACAAAGTACTAATACAACAAACCAATATTTTAGAGAATAAAGACTAAATCACACGAAAACAGAACAAGAGGTGAAAGACAGAAATGATGAATGCGCACAGAGAAGTATATTGCCATGTGAAAATCCACCAGCCAGACAGTTAAGAAATAAGACCAAGGCAATCATGCATCATGGATTAATCAACACAGTCAGACAAGTTCTAACATCTAACAGCCAATACAAATGGCATAATTTTATACCCTCTAAGCACCAGCCGTCACAGTTTCAATGAAATCGTGCGACACCAGATCCATCTTGAAAGTAGCCAAGTGAGAATATCATCAAGTACAAATCCCATAAATTTAAACCCTCTAAGCACCAGCCGTCACAGTTTCAATGAAATCGTGTGACACCAGAACCACCTTGAAAGTAGACAAGTGAGAATAAGAATCATATCTACACCGCCCATATTCAATATCTATCGTCAAGTCAACAATGGCTGAGATTGTTGTTCATTCTTCAACCAGTGTATTTCCACCACTAATCAAACACGCTTCTTTACAATCGTTTTATTTGTCACACTTGTTTACATCCATTTACGCTTTTTCGACATTATATAGTCGAGGAACTGTCATATAATTCAGATGAACACTACCCTACCCATATCAGATTTACACAACTATTTTCCTTTTATCTATTGATCTTACTATTTCAAAATAAACAATCATGCAACATCCATACCATACCTAAAAAAGCAACCCATCCATAGATTATGCAAAAAAATACGATAAATCTggtacaaaaaaaaacccaaatataATGGCAATAAATCACTTACTTCCATTGTAGTGGTGAACCCCAACCTTAGCGAGCATAGCGTAGTACTCGATCTCAGATTTCCGCAGAGGCGGGCAATTGTTGGAAATGATAATCAGCTTCCCTGCAATTTACCCAAATcacaaaacatgaaattaaacccaaaaaaaaaacacaaatcgaATGCAGAAAGTTAGAAAATAATTAGAAAGATTGGAGATTAGAAAGGATCAGAAATGGTCGTGCCTTTGGAGTTGCGGAGGGAATCGATGACGGTCTTGTAGCCGAGAGTGTATTTGCCACTCTTCATGACCAGCGCGAGCCTGGTGTTGATGCTCTCGTGggtcttcttcgtcttcttcgggGCCACCATTTTCGACGATTGAAGGTTCTTCTCGGAGGCTCTCTCTGCTCTGCGGCCGAAGgtgagtttgaagaagtggGAAGGGATGGCTGCTAGGGTTTTAGTATTTGATGCTATTGAGAGATGGGCTTGCACGTGCGAGTCACGTGAGTAGGCTAGGTAAATtagggtttcggtttttttctaattatattTTGCACCCCTATTTATTAGCATACGTAACAATTTCGTCCTTTTTTCTGGACAAGGTGCATGACTGCACATTTGTCATTTGAatagcaaaaaagaaaatttctttCGAAGAAAATGTTAACCTAACCGGAGATCAAAACGACATGTGCAGTCAACCATTAGTTtggcaataaaaaaaaaaaaaaccctgagAAAGTATGAGAACGTGGCTTGAAATAATCATGCATTAATGTGTTCTTAGGCCAATCTTTCGAAGATCTTtcgcaaaaaaaagaaaaatctttcGAAGACCATGTTAAAATCTTTTACTTCGCCTCAAAATTACTCTATAAAAATATTTAGTTCTTTCCAATAGCTTTAAACTATTTCATAGATAATCTCAATAACATTAAAATATCAATTGAAGTTAAAAAGTGATGATTATTTATACCACTTGAATTTGGTATTTGTAATCCTAGTGTGCAAAGGTTCTGCAATCTGCATATTGTAGATATAGTAAACCTTCATATAATCAGCATGATACGCCACTGTATTAATCATAAGAATTGTATTTATTCCTCTCCTGCAGCATGAATCACGTTCTATACTTGTGTTTAATTTGTgcaatatttgattttttttttattcagcaCGGTACCTGTTTACAAGGGCTGGCACAAAATGTAAATCGACAACTCAAGGGGACActctaaaaatttcattttgtactcctcacaagtgtattctttttttttattctaattatagaacattttgagtgcaaaatgagaattttggaaTGCTAATAGCAATTCCCCAACCCAAAAAAGGGGCCAAATCGAACCGGTTTGGTTCAGTttactacaaacatgaaaaataaaaataaataaataaaatatgagaAAACCAACTTTAAGTTACCAGCATCCAACATACAAACTGGAGTCAGTTGGACAAAACTTcaactaagaaaataaaaacgacAGGGCTCAAATATTAAACGCTCGATTCCATTAATCCGATGCATCCGGGGGATTGG includes:
- the LOC126632334 gene encoding 60S ribosomal protein L30-like, giving the protein MVAPKKTKKTHESINTRLALVMKSGKYTLGYKTVIDSLRNSKGKLIIISNNCPPLRKSEIEYYAMLAKVGVHHYNGNNVELGTACGKYFRVSCLSIIDAGDSDIIKTLPGGQ